The Deinococcus carri genome contains a region encoding:
- a CDS encoding aminotransferase class I/II-fold pyridoxal phosphate-dependent enzyme produces the protein MNLPDYDLTTLAARAGEEARPNPSVPLVEPIYQSTVYAFPDLDALERSMSGEEPSSFYYRNGTPNAATLERALATLEGTEAALVAASGMAAISAALLGVLKSGDHIVADARVYGVTYALLAEEFPRLGITTTFVDACDLGEVEAAFRPETRVLHVESLTNPLMTVPDVPRLAELAHARGALLSVDNTFASPAIFRPALHGADLVTHSVSKYLSGHSNAFGGVACGRGDLMAAARTRLTRLGGTMSAFDAWMTLQGLKTLGLRMRTHSGNAQAVADVLANHPRVRAVYHPGLADHPQFERAQDLFPNGFGGMLSADIKDAPAFVRALSGRIPLAPSLADVVSTLSWPWGTSHRALPEAERRRLGITPGLLRLSIGIEDIGDLLGDIEGALEDGGRPTA, from the coding sequence GTGAACCTCCCCGACTACGACCTGACTACCCTCGCCGCCCGCGCCGGGGAGGAGGCCCGTCCGAATCCCAGCGTGCCGCTGGTCGAACCTATCTACCAGTCCACCGTGTACGCCTTCCCCGACCTCGACGCCCTGGAACGGTCCATGAGCGGTGAGGAGCCGAGCAGCTTCTACTACCGCAACGGCACGCCCAACGCGGCGACCCTGGAACGCGCCCTCGCCACGCTGGAAGGCACCGAGGCGGCGCTGGTGGCTGCGAGCGGCATGGCTGCCATCAGCGCCGCGCTGCTGGGGGTGCTGAAGTCTGGGGACCACATCGTGGCGGACGCCCGCGTGTACGGCGTGACCTACGCCCTGCTCGCGGAGGAGTTCCCGCGTCTGGGCATCACGACCACCTTCGTGGATGCCTGCGACCTGGGGGAAGTGGAGGCGGCCTTTCGCCCGGAAACGCGCGTGCTGCACGTCGAGAGCCTCACCAACCCGCTGATGACGGTACCGGACGTGCCCCGGCTGGCGGAGCTGGCCCACGCGCGGGGGGCGCTCCTGAGTGTGGACAACACCTTCGCCAGCCCCGCCATCTTCCGTCCGGCGCTGCACGGCGCGGACCTGGTGACGCATTCGGTCAGCAAGTATCTCAGCGGGCACAGCAATGCTTTCGGTGGAGTGGCCTGCGGGCGGGGGGACCTGATGGCCGCCGCCCGCACCCGCCTCACCCGCCTGGGCGGAACCATGAGCGCCTTCGACGCCTGGATGACCCTTCAGGGCCTCAAGACGCTGGGCCTGCGGATGCGCACCCACAGCGGCAACGCGCAGGCGGTGGCCGATGTGCTGGCGAACCATCCCCGCGTGCGGGCGGTGTACCATCCCGGCCTTGCCGACCACCCCCAGTTCGAGCGGGCGCAGGACCTCTTCCCGAACGGCTTCGGCGGCATGCTCAGCGCCGACATCAAGGATGCCCCAGCCTTCGTCCGCGCGCTTTCCGGCCGCATTCCCCTCGCGCCCAGCCTGGCGGACGTGGTCAGCACCCTCTCCTGGCCCTGGGGCACCAGCCACCGCGCCCTGCCCGAGGCCGAACGCCGCCGCCTGGGCATCACGCCGGGCCTGCTGCGCCTCAGCATCGGCATCGAGGATATCGGGGACCTGCTGGGGGACATCGAGGGGGCGCTGGAAGACGGCGGAAGGCCGACGGCATAA
- a CDS encoding M48 family metallopeptidase, with product MTIPPDAAHPPLSGVFFDGRTSRQRAASLALSGDEVRLRAEGGLETHWNVSQLLIDPPVPGVRRVLKFPDGSRFETDDDQTVRGLEARTGRNRGLERVRRLETRWWTALGALGATLVLVGLFVAYGIPALARGAASATPRPVLATFDRESIQFLEDGGYLGPSQLSAARQAQLQAGFRRVTAWAGGGYPYRLLLRDGEPEDAPFELGANAFALPGGTVVMTDQLVALAHSDRELLGVLAHETGHVTHRHGLAGVYQGLGLTLLSVAVTGDIVSAGTFAAAVPAALLRNGYSRAAETQADEGAGQYLMRTYGTTRPLRDILARLEQEDRDADENSVQEGSRTEDLLQTHPGTAQRIRHLREIEARGRPAASSQK from the coding sequence GTGACGATACCCCCCGACGCTGCCCACCCCCCGCTCTCCGGCGTGTTCTTTGACGGGCGCACCAGCCGCCAGCGGGCCGCGTCGCTCGCCCTGAGCGGCGACGAGGTGCGGCTGCGGGCCGAGGGCGGGCTGGAAACGCACTGGAACGTCTCGCAGCTCCTCATCGACCCGCCCGTGCCCGGCGTGCGGCGCGTCCTGAAGTTCCCCGACGGCTCGCGCTTCGAAACAGACGATGACCAGACCGTGCGGGGGCTGGAGGCCAGAACGGGCCGCAACCGGGGCCTGGAGCGGGTGCGCCGCCTGGAAACGCGCTGGTGGACGGCGCTGGGCGCGCTCGGCGCGACGCTGGTGCTGGTGGGCCTGTTCGTGGCTTACGGGATTCCCGCGCTGGCCCGCGGGGCCGCGAGTGCCACGCCCCGCCCCGTGCTGGCGACCTTCGACCGCGAGAGCATCCAGTTTCTGGAAGACGGCGGCTACCTCGGCCCCAGCCAGCTCAGCGCCGCGCGTCAGGCCCAGCTTCAGGCCGGGTTCCGGCGCGTGACGGCCTGGGCCGGGGGCGGCTATCCCTACCGGCTGCTGCTGCGCGACGGTGAGCCGGAGGACGCGCCCTTCGAGCTGGGTGCGAACGCCTTTGCCCTGCCGGGCGGCACCGTCGTGATGACCGACCAGCTGGTGGCCCTCGCGCACAGCGACCGCGAACTGCTGGGGGTGCTGGCCCACGAGACGGGGCACGTCACGCACCGGCACGGTCTGGCCGGGGTGTACCAGGGGCTGGGGCTGACGCTGCTCTCGGTGGCGGTGACGGGTGACATCGTCAGCGCCGGAACCTTTGCCGCCGCCGTGCCCGCCGCCCTGCTGCGCAACGGCTACTCCCGCGCCGCCGAGACGCAGGCCGACGAGGGCGCGGGGCAGTACCTGATGCGGACCTACGGGACCACCCGGCCGCTGCGCGACATTCTCGCCCGCCTGGAACAGGAGGACCGCGACGCCGACGAGAACAGCGTGCAGGAGGGCAGCCGCACCGAGGACCTGCTCCAGACGCACCCCGGCACCGCCCAGCGCATCCGGCACCTGCGGGAGATTGAGGCGCGGGGGCGGCCAGCGGCCAGCAGCCAGAAGTAA
- a CDS encoding nitroreductase family protein, with protein MTARTPQEVRASYDAHRTVRQYVTQADGTPLPMPADHLDAILYAAQRAPTDATAQLYSFIRLVRPEVRAGVAELTTNAHIATASEAFVVCLDVRRVGRVLEAAGQEVGQWPAIAVHFGIGDAVMAGQNLLTAAEMLGYQGCWIGGVLNGLEGILDLLDLPAGVLPFAALTLGLPAEEPPLRPRVPRPLVVHEDRYRDGSEEELRHAVEVMNPIAARGDKPGDWVRLLRAYWAPGGSMEKREPHLVAALKRQGLWAGGE; from the coding sequence ATGACTGCCCGTACCCCCCAGGAAGTCCGCGCCTCTTACGACGCGCACCGCACGGTCCGCCAGTACGTCACGCAGGCGGACGGCACACCGCTGCCTATGCCCGCCGACCATCTGGACGCCATCCTGTATGCCGCCCAGCGCGCCCCGACCGACGCGACCGCGCAGCTTTACTCGTTCATCCGCCTGGTCCGCCCCGAGGTCCGCGCTGGTGTGGCCGAACTCACCACGAACGCGCATATCGCTACCGCCTCGGAAGCGTTCGTGGTCTGCCTGGACGTGCGCCGGGTGGGCCGGGTGCTGGAGGCCGCGGGGCAGGAGGTCGGCCAGTGGCCCGCCATCGCCGTGCATTTCGGCATCGGGGACGCGGTGATGGCGGGTCAGAATCTGCTGACTGCCGCCGAGATGCTGGGCTACCAGGGCTGCTGGATTGGTGGCGTGCTGAACGGGCTGGAAGGCATTCTGGACCTGCTGGACCTCCCGGCCGGGGTGCTGCCCTTCGCGGCCCTCACCCTCGGCCTTCCCGCCGAGGAGCCGCCGCTGCGCCCGCGCGTGCCCCGGCCCCTGGTCGTCCATGAGGACCGCTACCGGGACGGCTCGGAGGAAGAATTGCGCCACGCGGTAGAGGTCATGAACCCGATTGCCGCCCGTGGCGATAAGCCCGGTGACTGGGTTCGGCTCTTGCGGGCCTACTGGGCACCGGGGGGCAGCATGGAGAAACGCGAGCCGCATCTGGTGGCGGCGTTAAAGCGGCAGGGGCTATGGGCGGGGGGAGAGTAA
- a CDS encoding DUF99 family protein, which produces MPSAVRKFSHAIGFDDAPFAREHRGDVRVFGTVYAGHTLHGVVSGRVRRDGRNSTAEVARLVELSGAREHLHLILLQGVALAGFNVVDAPALGALTGLPVLLVARRPPDLERIRRALLTRVPGGARKWRLIEALGPMEPCRGVWVQCVGLGLAEAEVALAALTVTGRVPEPLRAAHLIAGGVTRGSSRGGRV; this is translated from the coding sequence ATGCCATCTGCCGTCCGCAAGTTCTCCCACGCCATCGGCTTTGACGATGCCCCCTTTGCCCGTGAACACCGTGGAGACGTGCGCGTGTTCGGCACCGTCTACGCGGGGCACACGCTGCACGGCGTGGTCAGTGGCCGGGTGCGGCGCGACGGGCGCAACAGCACGGCGGAAGTCGCCCGGCTGGTTGAACTGAGCGGCGCGCGGGAACACCTGCACCTGATTCTGCTTCAGGGGGTGGCGCTGGCGGGCTTCAACGTGGTGGATGCACCCGCGCTGGGCGCGCTGACCGGCCTGCCCGTCCTGCTCGTGGCCCGCCGTCCGCCGGACCTGGAACGTATCCGCCGGGCGCTCCTGACCCGCGTGCCGGGTGGGGCCAGGAAGTGGCGCTTGATCGAGGCGCTGGGGCCGATGGAACCCTGCCGGGGCGTCTGGGTGCAGTGCGTGGGCCTGGGGCTGGCGGAGGCCGAGGTAGCTCTCGCGGCCCTGACGGTCACGGGCCGGGTTCCCGAACCCCTGCGCGCCGCGCACCTGATCGCCGGGGGTGTGACGCGGGGAAGTAGCCGGGGTGGGCGGGTGTAG
- a CDS encoding sorbosone dehydrogenase family protein codes for MLKRMLVAGALAFAGVAGAQTPDFKVPDGFKVTQFAEGFRQPRFMAVAPNGDVFVSDPGAGTVTVLPDQDKNGVADGKAVFASGLNRPHGLAFRGGFLYVANTDGVVRFAYQNGQTKASGAPQKLVSLPAGGGHWTRTVEFGPDGKMYVATGSTCNVCEEGDNRRASVWVYDADGSNGKPYATGLRNPVGIEWFDGTLYATNNGRDMLGDNIPPEGFYKLRAGGFYGWPYCYTTQAGQAQVWDRDFGKKSAATCQDAIPAFALTTAHSAPLGLAFYDGKTFPAGYRGQMFAALHGSWNRSTKSGYKVVTVNPETGKVTDFLTGFLSGQRTLGRPVDLVVAQDGALLLTDDGEGRIWRIQYVGRE; via the coding sequence ATGCTGAAAAGAATGCTGGTGGCGGGGGCGCTGGCCTTCGCAGGCGTTGCTGGCGCGCAGACCCCTGACTTCAAGGTGCCCGACGGCTTCAAGGTGACGCAGTTCGCGGAGGGCTTCCGGCAGCCGCGTTTCATGGCGGTCGCGCCCAATGGGGACGTGTTCGTGAGCGACCCCGGAGCCGGCACGGTCACGGTGCTGCCCGACCAGGACAAAAACGGCGTGGCCGACGGCAAGGCCGTCTTTGCCTCCGGGCTGAACCGCCCGCATGGGCTGGCCTTTCGCGGGGGCTTCCTGTACGTGGCGAATACCGACGGCGTGGTGCGCTTCGCCTATCAGAACGGGCAGACGAAGGCGAGCGGTGCGCCGCAGAAGCTCGTCAGCCTGCCCGCTGGAGGCGGACACTGGACGCGCACGGTGGAGTTCGGCCCCGACGGGAAGATGTACGTGGCGACCGGCTCGACCTGCAACGTCTGCGAGGAGGGCGACAACCGCCGCGCCTCGGTCTGGGTGTACGACGCGGACGGCTCGAACGGCAAACCCTACGCCACGGGCCTGCGCAATCCGGTCGGCATCGAGTGGTTCGACGGCACCCTCTACGCCACCAACAACGGGCGTGACATGCTGGGCGACAACATCCCGCCCGAGGGCTTCTACAAACTCAGGGCAGGCGGGTTCTACGGCTGGCCATATTGCTACACCACGCAGGCCGGGCAGGCCCAGGTGTGGGACAGGGACTTCGGGAAGAAGAGCGCGGCCACCTGCCAGGACGCCATCCCCGCCTTCGCCCTGACCACCGCCCACAGCGCGCCGCTGGGCCTGGCCTTTTACGACGGCAAGACCTTCCCCGCCGGGTACCGCGGCCAGATGTTCGCCGCGCTGCACGGCTCCTGGAACCGCAGCACCAAGAGCGGCTACAAGGTCGTGACCGTCAACCCCGAGACGGGCAAGGTGACGGACTTCCTGACCGGTTTCCTGAGCGGACAGCGGACCCTGGGCCGCCCGGTTGACCTCGTGGTGGCGCAGGATGGGGCGCTCCTGCTGACGGATGACGGCGAGGGGCGCATCTGGCGGATTCAGTACGTGGGGAGGGAGTAG
- a CDS encoding saccharopine dehydrogenase family protein, with translation MSKVMIIGAGGVGNVVAKKCAQNDAVFTEVLLASRTVSKCDKIVQEIREHLPQSRTKFTTAAVDADNVPELAAMIRDFSPELVINVALPYQDLTIMDACLETGVHYLDTANYEPRDVAKFEYSWQWAYRERFEQAGLMALLGCGFDPGATNVFTAHHAKHHFSEIHYLDIVDCNNGSHGKAFATNFNPEINIREITANGRYWENGQWVETAPLEISQDIYYPNVATRKSFVLYHEELESLVVNFPTIKRARFWMTFGEQYIKHLSVLEAVGMTSIEPINFRGEKIAPIEFLKAVLPAPESLAADYTGQTCIGVQARGTGKDGQERVHFVYNVTDHAETFREVQAQGISYTTGVPAMIGAMLMLQGEWMKPGVYNVEEFDPDPFIAAMNQWGLPVDELAGIELVRD, from the coding sequence ATGAGCAAGGTCATGATTATCGGAGCGGGCGGCGTGGGCAACGTCGTGGCGAAGAAGTGCGCGCAAAACGATGCGGTGTTCACGGAGGTGCTGCTCGCGAGCCGCACCGTGAGCAAGTGCGACAAGATCGTGCAGGAAATCCGCGAACACCTGCCGCAGAGCCGCACGAAGTTCACCACGGCGGCGGTGGACGCCGACAACGTGCCGGAGCTGGCGGCCATGATCCGCGACTTTTCCCCGGAGCTGGTGATCAACGTGGCGCTGCCCTACCAGGACCTCACCATCATGGACGCCTGCCTGGAGACGGGCGTGCACTACCTGGACACCGCCAACTACGAGCCGCGTGACGTGGCGAAGTTCGAGTACTCCTGGCAGTGGGCCTACCGCGAGCGCTTCGAGCAGGCGGGCCTGATGGCGCTGCTGGGCTGCGGCTTCGACCCCGGCGCGACCAACGTCTTTACCGCGCACCACGCCAAGCACCACTTCTCTGAAATCCACTACCTCGACATCGTGGACTGCAACAACGGCAGCCACGGCAAGGCTTTTGCCACCAACTTCAACCCCGAAATCAACATCCGCGAGATCACCGCAAACGGGCGCTACTGGGAAAACGGGCAGTGGGTCGAGACCGCACCGCTGGAAATCAGCCAGGACATCTACTACCCCAACGTCGCCACGCGCAAGAGCTTCGTGCTGTACCACGAGGAACTCGAATCGCTGGTGGTCAATTTCCCGACCATCAAGCGCGCCCGCTTCTGGATGACTTTCGGGGAGCAGTACATCAAGCACCTCAGCGTGCTGGAGGCGGTCGGCATGACCAGCATCGAGCCGATCAACTTCCGTGGCGAGAAGATCGCCCCGATCGAGTTCCTCAAGGCCGTGCTGCCCGCGCCCGAAAGCCTGGCGGCGGACTACACCGGGCAGACCTGCATCGGCGTGCAGGCGCGGGGCACCGGCAAGGACGGCCAGGAGCGGGTGCATTTCGTGTACAACGTCACCGATCACGCCGAGACGTTCAGGGAAGTGCAGGCGCAGGGCATCAGCTACACCACCGGCGTGCCCGCCATGATCGGCGCGATGCTGATGCTTCAGGGCGAGTGGATGAAGCCCGGCGTGTACAACGTCGAGGAGTTCGACCCCGATCCCTTTATCGCCGCGATGAACCAGTGGGGCCTGCCGGTCGACGAGCTGGCGGGCATCGAACTCGTGCGCGACTGA
- the aroA gene encoding 3-phosphoshikimate 1-carboxyvinyltransferase, producing MTDGLPERFDVLVHPAQELRGELRAQPSKNYTTRYLLAAALAEGETRVVGVATSEDAEALLGCLRDWGAGVERVGEDVVVRGFGAHPRSGVTLNPGNAGAVARFLMGVAALTTDTTFVTDFADSLGRRPQGDLLEALERLGARVSSDGGRLPVIISGPVRGGRVEVSAERSSQYASALMFLGPLLPDGLDLHLTGDIKSHAPLRQTLGTLAAFGVQATASADLTRITIPGGQAYRAGRMSVPGDYPGSAALLAAAALLPGEVTVTNLRENDLQGEREALAVLREMGADLVREGDRVTVRGGRPLHAVTRDGDSFTDAVQALTAAAAFAQGTTTWENVATLRLKECDRISDTRRELERLGLTADETEGSLSVTGTERLAGGLTADGHGDHRMIMLLTLLGLRADAPLRITGAHHIRKSYPLFFRHLEGLGARFEYLETDAR from the coding sequence ATGACCGACGGCCTGCCCGAGCGTTTCGATGTCCTCGTTCACCCCGCTCAGGAGCTGCGGGGCGAGTTGCGCGCGCAGCCCAGCAAGAACTACACGACCCGATATCTCCTCGCGGCGGCGTTGGCCGAAGGGGAGACGCGCGTGGTGGGGGTCGCGACCAGCGAGGATGCGGAGGCACTGCTGGGATGCCTGCGGGACTGGGGCGCGGGCGTGGAGCGCGTGGGGGAAGACGTAGTGGTGCGCGGCTTCGGGGCGCATCCCCGCTCGGGGGTGACGCTGAATCCCGGCAACGCGGGAGCCGTCGCGCGCTTCCTGATGGGCGTGGCGGCCCTGACGACCGATACCACCTTCGTCACCGACTTTGCCGACTCGCTGGGCAGGCGGCCCCAGGGGGACCTGCTGGAGGCGCTGGAGCGGCTGGGCGCGCGCGTGAGCAGCGACGGCGGCAGGCTGCCGGTCATCATCAGTGGCCCGGTGCGGGGCGGACGGGTGGAGGTCAGCGCCGAGCGTTCCAGCCAGTACGCCTCGGCGCTCATGTTCCTGGGGCCGCTGCTGCCGGACGGCCTCGACCTGCACCTGACGGGCGACATCAAGAGCCACGCGCCCCTGCGGCAGACGCTGGGCACCCTCGCCGCGTTCGGCGTTCAGGCCACCGCAAGTGCCGACCTCACACGCATCACCATTCCGGGCGGGCAGGCGTACCGGGCGGGCCGGATGTCCGTGCCGGGGGACTATCCGGGCAGCGCCGCGCTGCTGGCCGCCGCCGCCCTCCTCCCCGGCGAGGTCACGGTGACGAACCTGCGCGAGAACGACCTCCAGGGCGAGCGCGAGGCCCTGGCCGTGCTGCGCGAGATGGGGGCCGACCTTGTGCGCGAGGGGGACCGGGTGACGGTGCGTGGCGGGCGGCCCCTCCACGCTGTGACCCGCGACGGCGACAGCTTCACCGACGCCGTGCAGGCCCTCACCGCCGCCGCCGCCTTCGCGCAGGGCACGACCACCTGGGAGAACGTGGCGACGTTGCGCCTCAAGGAATGCGACCGCATCAGCGACACCCGCCGCGAACTGGAGCGGCTGGGGCTAACGGCGGACGAGACGGAAGGCAGCCTGAGCGTGACGGGAACAGAACGCCTGGCCGGGGGCCTCACCGCCGACGGCCACGGCGACCACCGCATGATCATGCTGCTGACCCTGCTGGGGCTGAGGGCCGACGCCCCTCTCCGCATCACCGGCGCGCACCACATCCGCAAAAGCTACCCGCTGTTCTTCCGCCATCTGGAAGGGCTGGGGGCGCGGTTCGAGTATCTGGAAACGGACGCCCGCTGA